The sequence GGAGAATACCGACATCAGCGCCTTCCGCGACACCGTGCTGTTCGGGCGCGCCCACCTAGCCGACCCCGGCCGGGAAGGTCACAGCGTGATGACCATGGCCGACGAGGCCGAAATCTGCGGCTGTAACGGGGTATGCAAGAAAACCATCGTCGATGCCATCGTCCAGAAAAAGCTGTTCACCCTGGACGAGGTGCGCACCCATACCAAGGCGTCGGCTTCCTGCGGTTCCTGCACCGGGCTGGTGGAGCAGCTCCTAGCCGCCACCGTGGGCAATTACGATCCGGTGCCTAAGGAAAAGCCCCTCTGCCCCTGCACCGAGCACTCCCACGACGTGGTGCGCAGAACCATCGTGGAGCAGCAGCTGAAGTCGATCCGGGCGGTGTTCGATTTCCTCGAGTGGAAGACCCCGGATGGCTGCGCCACCTGCCGGCCGGCCTTGAATTACTATCTCCTGTGCGCCTGGCCAGACAGTTACCGGGACGATCCCCAATCCCGGTTCATCAACGAGCGCGTCCACGCCAACATCCAGAAGGATGGCACCTACTCGGTGGTGCCCAGGATGTGGGGCGGGCTCACCAACCCCCGGGAACTGCGGGCCATCGCCGACGTGGCGGAGAAATACCGGATTCCCACGGTAAAGGTCACCGGCGGCCAGCGCATCGATCTCCTAGGGGTGAAAAAAGAAGACCTGCCCAAGGTTTGGGCCGATCTCAACGCGGCCGGCCTGGTCTCGGGCCACGCCTACGGCAAGGCCCTGCGCACCGTGAAGACCTGCGTGGGTTCGGAATGGTGCCGGTTCGGCACCCAGGATTCGACCGGGCTGGGGGTCAAGCTGGAAAAGCTGACCTGGGGTTCCTGGACCCCCCATAAGTTCAAAATGGCGGTCTCCGGCTGTCCGCGCAATTGCGCCGAGGCGACCATCAAGGATTTCGGCGTGGTGTGCGTGGACTCCGGCTACGAGGTGCACGTGGGCGGCAACGGCGGGGTCAAGGTGCGCGGCACCGATCTTTTGGTCAAGTGCGCCACGGAGGAAGAGGTCATGGAATACTGCGGCGCCTTCCTGCAGCTCTACCGGGAGGAAGCCCGTTATCTGGAGCGCACCGCGCCCTGGATCGAACGGGTGGGTCTGGCCTACGTGAAAGCACGGGTGGTGGAGGACGCCGAGGGACGGCGGGCACTGTACCTGCGGTTTCTGAAATCGCAGGCGACCGCCCAGGTCGATCCCTGGGCGGAGCGGGTAGCGGGCCTCCAGCGGGAGGAGTTCCAGCCCCTGAGGAGGGTGGGATGAACCGCGCCCGACGAGCGAGGCGCTTAGGCGCAGCAGGCTCCGCCGCCCGCCTGGACCGGCGGGCACTTGGCGGTACCGTAAGAGCAGAACACGCAGCAGTCGCCTGCCTTGGGCTTAAGCACCTGCCCACAGCCACGGCATTCGTAGAAATACACACAGGCATCGGTGGGCATGGTTTCCTCCTGCTGGCGGCCACAATGGGGACAGGTCAGGCGCGAGCGCAGTTGTACCGGCGGGCAGGCGCCACAGCGCCGGTTTTCCAGGTAACTCCCCAGGGCGCTGCCGGCCAGACCCAGCAAGCCCCCATAGATCAGGGGCGCGGCGGTCGGGGCGAAAAGGTAGGCGTAGAGCAGCACGGCGGCGCTCCCCCAGCCCGCGGCCAGCAACCAGCGCCGGCGATGACGACGATAGGCGGACCACTGCCCGAAGGCAGCCAAGATAATGGAGAACTCCAGGGCATATACCAGCACATCCCCATAACGGGCCAAGGCGCTGAGGCCCAAGGTGCCGCCCACTGCGGCAAGCAGGGGCAGACAACAAGGGGCGGCGGTAGCGGCGGCGGCGAGCCAGGTACCGCCGGCGCCGATCTGGTCTAGGGAAGGTTTCATGGGCACTCCCTCCGGTTGTGTCAAGAATTTCCGGCGCATTCTAGCGCGCCACAAGAGGTGGAAATACGCCATGAGTGAGTGGATCGAAGTCGGCTCTATCGAAGACATCCCCAGGCAAGGCGCCCGCATCGTCGCCACCGCCTTCGGCGACATCGCCCTGTTCCGCACCGTCGACGACCGGCTGTTCGCTCTCCGCGACCGTTGCCCCCATCGGGGCGGCCCCTTGTCCCAGGGCATCGTGCACGGCGCGCGGGTCACCTGTCCCCTGCACGGCTGGGTGATCGAGCTGGCCTCGGGCGCGGCGGTCGCCCCCGACCTGGGGCAAACGGCCTGCTTTCCGGTGCGGGTTGAGGGGGGAAGGGTCTGGCTGGGTTGGAACCGGCCGGGTCTCGAAACGTGAACCCATTGCCGGAGGCCCGCCCATGAACGACGCCGCTCCGACCATCCGCACTACCTGTCCCTACTGCGGCGTGGGCTGCGGGGTGATAGCTACGCCCAGCGGCCCCTTCTCGGCGACGCTGCAGGGCGATCCCCACCATCCCGCCAATTACGGCCAGCTGTGCTCGAAAGGTTCGGCCCTCGGCGACACCCTGGGGCTGGAAACCCGTCTGCTGTATCCCATGATCGGCACCCGGCGGGTTTCCTGGGACGAGGCCCTAGACGCCGTGGCGCGAGGCTTTCGGGCTATCATCGACGCCCATGGGCCGGACGCGGTGGCGTTTTACGTCTCGGGGCAATTGCTCACCGAGGACTATTATGTCGCCAACAAGCTGATGAAGGGCTTCATCGGCTCCGGCAACATCGACACCAACTCGAGGCTGTGCATGTCGTCCACGGTGGCCGGGCAGCAGCGGGCCTTCGGCGAGGACCTGGTACCGGGCTGCTACGAGGATCTGGAACTGGCGGAACTGGTGGTGCTGGTGGGTTCGAACACGGCCTGGTGCCACCCGGTGCTGTTCCAGCGGCTGCTTAAGGCGCGCCGGGGGGATCCCGCCCGGCGCCTGGTCGCCATCGATCCACGCCGCACCGCCACCGCCCAGCTCTGCGATCTGCACCTGGCGATCCGCCCCGGCACCGACGTGGTGCTGTTCAACGGGCTGTTGGACTACCTGCGCCGCCACGACCGGCTCGACTTCGCCTTCCTGGAGCAGCACACCCAGGGCTACGCCGAGGCCCTGCGCCTGGCCCGGGCCACCGCCCCTTCGCTGCCGGCGGTGGCCGAGACCTGCGGGGTGCCGGAACAGGATTTGGCCACCTTTTACCATTGGTTCGCGGTCACCGAGAAGACCGTCACCGCCTGGTCCCAGGGCGTGAACCAATCCGCCTCCGGCACCGACAAGGTCAATGCCATCCTCAACGTGCATCTCGCCACCGGGCGGCTCGGCCGGCCCGGCATGGGGCCGCTGTCCCTCACCGGCCAGCCCAATGCCATGGGCGGCCGCGAAGTGGGCGGCCTGGCCAACCAGCTGGCCGCCCATATCGGCTTCGACGACCCCGCCGGGCGGGCGCTGGTGCGGGAATTCTGGCAAGCACCGCGCCTTGCCGAGCGGCCCGGCCTCAAGGCGGTGGAGCTGTTCCAGGCGATCGGTGAGGGGCGGGTCAAAGCGGTCTGGATCATGGGCACCAACCCGGCGGTCAGCCTGCCGGACACCAATGCCGTGCGGCGCGCCCTAGCCGCCTGCCCGTGGGTGGTGGTATCGGACTGCGAGGCGCACACCGACCTTGGGCCCTATGCCCATGTCCGCCTGCCGGCCCTGGCCTGGGGCGAAAAGGATGGCACGGTGACCAATTCCGAGCGCCGCATCTCGCGCCAGCGGCCGTTTCTGGCAGCGCCGGGGGAGGCCCGCCCCGACTGGTGGATCATCACCCAGGTGGCGCGGCGGCTCGGTTTTCGGGAGGGCTTTCCCTATGAGTCCCCCCAGCAAATCTTCGTCGAGCACGCCCGCCTGTCCGGCTTTCGCAACCGCGGCCAACGGTGGTTCGATATCTCCGCCCTAGCCGACCTGGATCAGGCCGGCTACGACGCCCTACAGCCGGTGCAATGGCCGGTGAACGCGGCCCACCCGGCGGGCACGGCACGGTTGTTCGCCGCAGGCGGCTTCGCGTTCCCGGACCGGCGCGCCCGTTTGGTCGGCCTCGAGCCCCGGCCCGCGGCCGACGGCCCCGACGCCGCCTACCCCTGGGTGCTCAATACCGGCCGCATCCGCGACCAATGGCACACCATGACCCGCACCGGCAAAGCACCGCGCCTCACCCAGCACCGGCCAGAGCCCTATGCCGAGCTGCATCCCACCGACGCGGCCCGGCTCGGCCTGGCCGACGGCGCGCTGGTGCGGCTGGTCAGCCGGCACGGCGAGGCCCTCGCGCGCGCCCGGGTGACCGCGGACCAGCAACCCGGGGCGGTGTTCATGCCCATGCATTGGACCGATCAGTTTGCCCGCCGCGGCTTGGTCAATGCCTTAGTCCATCCGGTCACCGATCCCTGCTCCGGCGAGCCGGACTTCAAGTACACTCCGGTGCGGGTGGAGCCCTACCGGCCGGCTTGGCAGGGTTTCCTGCTGACCCGGGAGCCCCTGGATCCACCCGACTGCGACTATCGCGTGGTGGTGCGCGGGCAGGACCATTGGCTGTACCGGTTGGCCGGGACCCGGGCCATGGCCAATTGGGCCGCCTATGCGCGGGCTCTGTTGACCCCTGCGGCGCGTTCCGGCGCCCAGGGATGGGGCGGCGACGAATGGCTGGAATTGGTCGACGCCCCCCAGGGACGCTACCGCTGTGCACTGCTGCGGGACGGCCGGTTGGCGGCCTGCCTTTTGGTGGAAGCAGCGCGCCCCTTGCCGGCCCCGGATTGGCTGGCCGGCCTGTTCGCCGAGGGCCGTCTCGACGATTCACTCCGCCGCCGGCTGCTCAGCGGCCGGCCCGCCAGCCCGCGCGAGGCGCCCGGCGACCTAGTGTGCTATTGCCACGGGATCGGCCTCAACACCTTGAAGCGCGCCATCCGGGACCAGGACCTGCGCACCCCGGAGGCGATCGGCGCGGTCCTCGGGGCCGGGACCCAGTGCGGTTCCTGCCTGCCGGAGCTAAAGGCCCTGCTGGAAGCGTTCAGCCAAGGAGGTTAGCCCTCAATCATTGGCATTGATCGTGCTTAGATCCTTCGCGATCGGCAGCCAAGCCGACCCATCGCCGCGCCCTGCCGTTCCCTCTGCCCAATGATGGTGCATCCATGACCGGTCCGGAAAAACCGCGCCTGAACCTCGGTTTCATCCCCCTCACCGATTGCGCGCCGCTGGTGATCGCCCTGGAAAAGGGCTGGTTCCGGAAATACGGCCTGGAGGTAACCCTGTGCCGGCAGGTTTCCTGGGCCAATATCCGCGACAAGGTGGTAACCGGCGCCCTGGATGGCGCCCACATGCTGGCCGCCATGCCCATCGCCACCACCCTGGGCCTGGGCGAGATCAAGACACCCATGGTCACGGCCCTGTCCTTGGACCTGAACGGCAACGCCATCACCGTGGCGCCCTGGCTCTACCAAGGGCTGCGCCAGCTCGATCCCGCCCTCGCCAGCGAGGGAGCCCGGGCCGGCCGCGCCCTGGCCCACCTGCTGGCCGAGCAGCGCGCCGCGGGCCGACCGGCCATGGCCTTCGCCATGGTGTTCCCGTTTTCCAGCCACAATTACCTGCTCCGCTATTGGCTGGCGGCGGCCGGTATCACCCCGGACCTGGACCTCAGCTTGCAGGTGGTTCCGCCGCCCTATATGGTCGACAGCCTCCGCTCCGGGAACATCGTCGGCTACTGCGTGGGCGAACCCTGGAACCAGCAGGCGGTGATGGAAGGCGTGGGGTGCGGCCTGGTACCCGACTACGCCATCTGGAACAACCACCCGGAAAAGGTGTTCGGTGTCACCGAGGCGTGGGCCGAACGCCATCCCCGCACCCACCGGGCGGTCCTGATGGCGCTCCTGGAGGCGGCGCACTGGATCGACCAACCGGAGCACCGCGCCGAGGCGGCCGAAATCCTGTCCCGTGAGCACTATGTGGGCGCGCCGGCGGAGGTGATCCAGCTGTCCTTGAGCGGCTGCTTCCGCTACGGAAAGGAAGAACCGCCCGCGCCCCTACCCGACTTCAATGTGTTCCACCGCTACGCAGCGACCTTCCCATGGCGCTCCCACGCGGTCTGGTTCATCACCCAGATGTACCGCTGGGGCCAGCTGCGCGAGGCGCTCCCCATCCGTCAGGTGGCGGAACGGGTGTACCGGCCCGATCTTTACCGGGAAGCGGCCGAGTGCCTGGGCCTTCCGTACCCGCTGGTGGACTACAAGCGCGAAGGCGAGCACCGGGAGCCGCACCGTCTGCCGGAGGTCAGCGCAGCCCTGTGGCTCGGCGCGGACCGGTTCTGCGACGGACGGGTGTTCGACCCCGCGGACCCGGTGGGCTACCTGGCCGGCTTCGAGGTGCACCAGCGCCACGTCTCCCTGACCGATCTGGCCCGTGTAAACCCATGAGCCTTAGGATCATGCTCGTCGACCAGCATCCCGGGCGCAGCGCCATCCTGCAGCAGGCCCTGTCCGACGCCGGCCACCGGGTGGTGGCCCGGGTCCAGCCCGACCAGAACCTGCTGCGGGAGGTGCGAGACTGCCAGCCGGACATCATCATCATCGACATGGAATCCCCCGGTCGCGACACCCTCGAGCAAATGCGCGAGATCGGCCGCGATCAGCCCCGGCCCATCATCCTCTTCTCCAACAAGCGCGACGGGGACTACATCCGCCAGGCGGTGCAGGCCGGGGTGAGCGCCTACGTGGTGGATGGCCTCAGCCGGGAACGGGTCATGCCCATCGTCGAGGTGGCCATGGCCCGCTTCCGCGAGTTCGAGGCGCTGCGGCGGGAACTACAGGAAGCCAAGAACCAGCTGGCCGACCGCAAGGTCATCGACAAGGCCAAGGGCATTCTCATGCAGCGCAAAGGGCTCTCGGAAGAGGACGCCTATCGGCTACTGCGAAAAGCGGCCATGGATCGCAATATGCGGGTGGCCGACGTGGCCCGCACCCTGTTAGCCCTGGAAAATCCCTGACCACAAAGCTGCCTAGACCCCGCCAGCGGGAAGGTGGCGGGGATTCACGCGCCAGTTTGGCGCAGCTTGCACCAACCCTTGGGGAAGACGCCTAGGCGGTTT is a genomic window of Candidatus Methylocalor cossyra containing:
- the nirD gene encoding nitrite reductase small subunit NirD, with amino-acid sequence MSEWIEVGSIEDIPRQGARIVATAFGDIALFRTVDDRLFALRDRCPHRGGPLSQGIVHGARVTCPLHGWVIELASGAAVAPDLGQTACFPVRVEGGRVWLGWNRPGLET
- a CDS encoding GDCCVxC domain-containing (seleno)protein produces the protein MENRRCGACPPVQLRSRLTCPHCGRQQEETMPTDACVYFYECRGCGQVLKPKAGDCCVFCSYGTAKCPPVQAGGGACCA
- a CDS encoding CmpA/NrtA family ABC transporter substrate-binding protein, whose amino-acid sequence is MTGPEKPRLNLGFIPLTDCAPLVIALEKGWFRKYGLEVTLCRQVSWANIRDKVVTGALDGAHMLAAMPIATTLGLGEIKTPMVTALSLDLNGNAITVAPWLYQGLRQLDPALASEGARAGRALAHLLAEQRAAGRPAMAFAMVFPFSSHNYLLRYWLAAAGITPDLDLSLQVVPPPYMVDSLRSGNIVGYCVGEPWNQQAVMEGVGCGLVPDYAIWNNHPEKVFGVTEAWAERHPRTHRAVLMALLEAAHWIDQPEHRAEAAEILSREHYVGAPAEVIQLSLSGCFRYGKEEPPAPLPDFNVFHRYAATFPWRSHAVWFITQMYRWGQLREALPIRQVAERVYRPDLYREAAECLGLPYPLVDYKREGEHREPHRLPEVSAALWLGADRFCDGRVFDPADPVGYLAGFEVHQRHVSLTDLARVNP
- a CDS encoding ANTAR domain-containing response regulator, whose amino-acid sequence is MSLRIMLVDQHPGRSAILQQALSDAGHRVVARVQPDQNLLREVRDCQPDIIIIDMESPGRDTLEQMREIGRDQPRPIILFSNKRDGDYIRQAVQAGVSAYVVDGLSRERVMPIVEVAMARFREFEALRRELQEAKNQLADRKVIDKAKGILMQRKGLSEEDAYRLLRKAAMDRNMRVADVARTLLALENP
- the nirB gene encoding nitrite reductase large subunit NirB → MTKPKLVLVGNGMAGVRTLEELLKLAPDKYAITVFGAEPHPNYNRILLSPVLAGEKRLDDIVLNDDRWYRDHGITLHKGKKVVAIDRLRRLVRTADGEEAPYDRLLLATGATPLMLPLPGRNLDGVIGFRDIADVERMLEASAKYRHAVVIGGGLLGLEAASGLRKRGMEVTVIHLLDRLMERQLDKPAAALLQRALEEAGLNFLMEAQTEALLGDTRVRAVRLKDGLELPADLVVMAVGIRPNIELAKAAGIHCERGIVVNDTLQTYDPRIYAVGECVQHRGQLFGLVAPLFEQAKVCANHLAEYGIGRYPGSLTSTKLKVTGIDLFSAGEFQGGAGYEELVFQDPGRGVYKKLVVRDNRVKGAVLYGDTVDGAWYFQLMRENTDISAFRDTVLFGRAHLADPGREGHSVMTMADEAEICGCNGVCKKTIVDAIVQKKLFTLDEVRTHTKASASCGSCTGLVEQLLAATVGNYDPVPKEKPLCPCTEHSHDVVRRTIVEQQLKSIRAVFDFLEWKTPDGCATCRPALNYYLLCAWPDSYRDDPQSRFINERVHANIQKDGTYSVVPRMWGGLTNPRELRAIADVAEKYRIPTVKVTGGQRIDLLGVKKEDLPKVWADLNAAGLVSGHAYGKALRTVKTCVGSEWCRFGTQDSTGLGVKLEKLTWGSWTPHKFKMAVSGCPRNCAEATIKDFGVVCVDSGYEVHVGGNGGVKVRGTDLLVKCATEEEVMEYCGAFLQLYREEARYLERTAPWIERVGLAYVKARVVEDAEGRRALYLRFLKSQATAQVDPWAERVAGLQREEFQPLRRVG
- a CDS encoding molybdopterin-dependent oxidoreductase, with the protein product MNDAAPTIRTTCPYCGVGCGVIATPSGPFSATLQGDPHHPANYGQLCSKGSALGDTLGLETRLLYPMIGTRRVSWDEALDAVARGFRAIIDAHGPDAVAFYVSGQLLTEDYYVANKLMKGFIGSGNIDTNSRLCMSSTVAGQQRAFGEDLVPGCYEDLELAELVVLVGSNTAWCHPVLFQRLLKARRGDPARRLVAIDPRRTATAQLCDLHLAIRPGTDVVLFNGLLDYLRRHDRLDFAFLEQHTQGYAEALRLARATAPSLPAVAETCGVPEQDLATFYHWFAVTEKTVTAWSQGVNQSASGTDKVNAILNVHLATGRLGRPGMGPLSLTGQPNAMGGREVGGLANQLAAHIGFDDPAGRALVREFWQAPRLAERPGLKAVELFQAIGEGRVKAVWIMGTNPAVSLPDTNAVRRALAACPWVVVSDCEAHTDLGPYAHVRLPALAWGEKDGTVTNSERRISRQRPFLAAPGEARPDWWIITQVARRLGFREGFPYESPQQIFVEHARLSGFRNRGQRWFDISALADLDQAGYDALQPVQWPVNAAHPAGTARLFAAGGFAFPDRRARLVGLEPRPAADGPDAAYPWVLNTGRIRDQWHTMTRTGKAPRLTQHRPEPYAELHPTDAARLGLADGALVRLVSRHGEALARARVTADQQPGAVFMPMHWTDQFARRGLVNALVHPVTDPCSGEPDFKYTPVRVEPYRPAWQGFLLTREPLDPPDCDYRVVVRGQDHWLYRLAGTRAMANWAAYARALLTPAARSGAQGWGGDEWLELVDAPQGRYRCALLRDGRLAACLLVEAARPLPAPDWLAGLFAEGRLDDSLRRRLLSGRPASPREAPGDLVCYCHGIGLNTLKRAIRDQDLRTPEAIGAVLGAGTQCGSCLPELKALLEAFSQGG